A window of the candidate division WOR-3 bacterium genome harbors these coding sequences:
- a CDS encoding TGS domain-containing protein: protein MPANLSADYLKAEERYRSATTTEEKLACLEEMFTTLPKHKGTEKMQADIKTRISKLKKEMVSSAKSGAKRADLFHVEKQGAGQVVIFGAPNSGKSALVRELTGLHAEVAPYPFTTTQPAAGMMEFEDIQIQLVDTPPVFPDSPAWLFGIMRTADILIWMLDLSDDGLLETTEQTAALLDKAHIVFASTKDKVQRTNDGADPTPAIDNRQSEIAKPKKLLRLGAKADDPQAMDRLAILRELIGDVEVLPVSAEHHIGLEELRRRLFAMLRIIRVYTKKPGKQVEFRDPVVLPIGATMIDAAYHLHKDFAQNLQFARLWNGSGYDGQRVERGHVLQDRDILEFHV from the coding sequence TTGCCGGCAAATCTCTCCGCCGACTATCTCAAAGCCGAAGAGCGCTACCGCTCGGCCACGACGACCGAAGAGAAGCTGGCCTGCCTCGAAGAGATGTTCACGACCCTCCCCAAGCACAAGGGCACCGAGAAGATGCAGGCCGACATCAAGACCCGCATCTCGAAACTCAAGAAAGAGATGGTCTCGTCCGCGAAGAGCGGAGCCAAGCGTGCCGACCTGTTCCACGTCGAGAAACAGGGCGCGGGCCAGGTCGTCATCTTCGGGGCGCCCAACAGCGGCAAATCGGCGCTGGTCAGAGAATTGACCGGCCTGCACGCTGAAGTAGCGCCCTACCCCTTCACGACCACCCAACCGGCTGCGGGCATGATGGAGTTCGAGGACATCCAGATACAGCTTGTAGACACGCCTCCGGTCTTCCCCGACTCACCGGCGTGGCTCTTCGGCATCATGCGCACGGCCGACATCCTCATCTGGATGCTGGACCTCTCCGACGACGGGCTGCTGGAAACCACCGAACAGACCGCCGCTCTGCTCGACAAGGCGCATATTGTCTTCGCAAGTACAAAGGACAAAGTACAAAGGACAAACGACGGAGCTGACCCGACTCCGGCAATCGACAATCGACAATCGGAAATCGCCAAACCCAAGAAGCTCCTCCGCCTCGGCGCCAAGGCCGACGACCCGCAGGCGATGGACCGGCTGGCGATACTTCGCGAACTGATCGGCGACGTCGAGGTACTCCCGGTCTCAGCCGAGCACCACATCGGACTTGAGGAACTCAGGCGGCGTCTCTTTGCCATGCTCAGGATTATCCGGGTCTATACCAAGAAACCCGGCAAGCAGGTGGAGTTCCGCGACCCGGTTGTACTGCCCATCGGCGCAACCATGATCGACGCGGCCTACCATCTCCACAAGGACTTTGCCCAGAACCTCCAGTTCGCGCGGCTCTGGAACGGCTCGGGCTACGACGGCCAGCGCGTCGAGCGCGGCCACGTCCTGCAGGACAGAGACATCCTCGAGTTCCACGTTTAG